CCACCCCCGGCTCTGAGGGCACCCATCCTTCTGACCTCGTGCGGTCCCTCACGGCCCCCAAGAAGATAAACTGGAGGAGGAAGTTCTTAAGGGAGATCTCCAtgttcctcctgctgtgcaACATCATAGTGAGTACATGCAGAAAGAACTccttggggtgggggaggagaaTATAGAATGACCTGAGGTAAAGAATGGGTTTTCTAGAGAGCAGGCAGCACAACTTTTCTCAGTACCCACAGCCTGGGAGCCCAAGCCTGGCCCCCTGCAGAGGTGCTGGGCTGcacactgcagctttgcagGGCCTCCGAGTGCCCAGCTGGTCACAGACATCGTGTCCTCAAACCAACTGTATGTATCAGCAGACAAAGAGCAGCCTGATGACTCCCACACAACCAGATACGCACATGGCTGAGCCCAGCTCGGTTTGCACacgcagagctgctgccagctcagccctgctcacacCACCTGCTCCACCCAAGCAGCCGCTacctgcaggcacagcctgCACAACCGCATCCCATAGCGAGGGCTTTGGCACTCAGTCTGGGGCACAGATGGCAGTTCTTCCTGGGGCACAACAGACCATACCTGATCTCGATGCCAACCCACACTCCTGGCCCATGCCCAGGAGTCTCTCCTCACCTCTCAGTAGCCGTCAGTGCAGGTGGATGCTGTGCTATACACCTTCCTCACTGCAGTGTCTTCTCCCATTTCTCAAACAGCTCTGGATCATGCCAGCATTTGGTGCCCGGCCCCACTTTGACAATGACACAGAACTGAACTTCTATGGTGATTCCATGTGGCCGGCCATTGTGGACATTTGCCTGCCCTTCGGGATCTTCTACCGAATGCACGCAGTGGCCAGTCTGCTGGAGGTCTGCATCATGTCCTGATGAACTCTCACACAAGGAAGATGAGAACCTCCTCAATCCACCCACCTCCATCCCCTCAGCTGGGGGCCTGGCCCCACGTCCTGCAGGCTCCTCACCGCTGCCTGAATCGTGTCCTTGCACAGTGCTGGGCATTTCTGAACTGTTAGTGAAGATCATCCCAATAGAGctccagattttatttttgctacGTGTGTGTGGATGTGCACTTGAGTGTGTTTGAAGTTCTcagaacttaaagaaaaataggaaaaaaaaaaaaaaaaaggaaggaagcagagtaGGATGATGGTAATAACCCTCAGCTCATGCACAGAGAATCACCTTCCTCCCCAGTGCCCGctcaccccacagcactgctttacTCTCCCAGGAGCACTTGGCCCCATGGCCAGTCGCTGCCTCACAGAGGGATCGGCTCAGGAGGGAATGGCAAAGGAAGGGAAACCACTGCAGCTCCAGTACTGCCAGTCAGAAcccaccccctgccctgcagagaTGTGAACAAATTGCTGCCACCAAAGGCTCTGGGAACACTCTGTTCACCCTCTGCATCACCCGTCCCTATTGCCCGCACTgagccctcccagcacagcccttcccctgcagagcagggtgggATGCTGACGGCTgcgctgctgctggcagggctgagcaTGGGGCTGCCCTGGCACTTCTCCCCCGTGATTTTCCTGAATCAGTGCTCATGAGCCACAGAGATCATAGGGGTGAGGGAGCACAATGAAgagtttttctttacttcttttttaatagattttttttttttttaaatagctgaaCCTTTTTGTacacaaaattatttattgattttcaCTGTAGTGCTCAACTCCTGGAGGGTtccctctgtgccccacaggGCAGAAATCATCCCAAAGCTACAGCCTccccctccagctcctgcagcctcaaGGTAGGAATGCAATGCACTGCAATGCACTGCCAGCCTTGGGGGCTTTGGGGcgcacacacagccccagcacgCACCTCTGGGTGCCTGCAGCTCTCTATGGACCATGGCATCACAGAACGGGTTGGGATGGAAAGGACCTCGGGCAGACCCTGTTCTATGGTTCCTGTTCCCAACCCAAGGCTGCAGGCAGTAGGAATGGGCTCACTGCACTGCACGGAGcccaggcagagctgagggctgcccacactgcccagagaggtgtgTGCCCAAagggcacagctgtgctttgcctgCACCCCAACACACCCACAGTTCGTGTTCGAATAAAGAGTGCTCCAGAGATGGCAGAGATTGAGCCTTTTCTTAccggtgtgtgtgtgcatctgccagagaaaatacaaaatagaacAGATTGCCATACCTGGCATTGAGCTGAGTGCTTTTCCAACTTCCATGCCCAGGGACTGCCTGGATGCGGCTCCTCAGGTGGGTCCTTCCCTCCACtgcccctcccagccctgcagactGGCTCTCGTATCAGCATCGACCTGGTAAAGATAAAATCTCTGCTCAGAAACATTAcctttcctaaaacaaaaccCTCTCAATTTTGGCTGCCAGAGCCATGGGTTATGGCAGGAATGAGACACACATGGTGCACTGACATCACTCCTACATACACCCTTACTCTGCTTTATCCCACACTGCTCAGGGGAAATACCTCCCACAAGCACAGTGGGAaaactgaagagctgcaggaaagcaaagggCTGCAAAGGGGTTCTCGTGTTGTGTGAGTTCAGTGGGAGCTGAACCCACCAACACAAACCCAGCAGCCCGGGGTCAGTGCAGGGCCTGCATGAgaggcagcaaggagcaggaaaTCAAAAAGCTCTGCTCCAAAAAGAGCAGGGAAGGTCACAGGAAAGGCCATGGGACACGACCTGAGTCATCATCCCAGTGCTGCCATAGCTTTCCATCCCCTCCTCTGCTTCTTAATCATCTGTTATTTGAGGGtgcgttttgttttgttaggggaaaaagaagtttatCGGGGTGATTTGCTCTGAGGCGTGTCAGAGACAGGGGAGGAATCCAAGTTAATCATTGCTGTCCGTGTGGAGCTGGAAGTGGATGCGGCCAGAAGTCCCAGGGCAGGGGGTGAtgatggggctgcagcacacggtggggctcagccctgcagcaggagcacagcggggcctgggcagggctgggacagCACTCTGCAGGGGTCCTGCCCTGCTGAATCTCCCACCAGGAGCACCCGAATTCCATGGGGAGATGCATGAAACACATGAGGAgaatgcagagctgagcatcGCCAGCACAGAGCCTCATGGGCTCAACCTGCCCAGCTCTGACCGTGACCCAGTGGGCGCTcacccaccagccccacaggAGACGTCACTGTCATGATTATcagcagagggaaaggaggaagggtGTGGGCTGCCGGGAGCCGCAAGGCTCGCAGCATTCCTCAGAAAGCCCTTGGGCAAACACAGCCGCTGGGCACCAACCTCCTTCCTCCTTGGCTCCTGTTTACAGATCCGCTTGGCCCGGCCTGGATGCTGTTAGTGCTAAGCGCACAGATAACACCAATAATAAGCACCTTGTTGATAGCACAGGGGCAAACTTCGCTGATAGCATTCAGCTGTTTGCCCTCAGCTTCCCAGTAAAGGCAGCTGCTCCCACACAGTGATTGGAACTGCCTGGGACTGACCCAGTCAGCTCAACTCATCCTTTTCCATTCAGCCCCACTCCTGCCTATGTAACAATCGCATCTCTTGGTTAAACTTGGATCAATACACCTTAAACATCTGCCATTCtgagaaccacagaatcatctGGGTTGGAAGAACCCTTTATGGCcaccccacctccccccccactgcccacatccctgctgtgcccagcaccCTCAGAGCTCTCCCCCCTCCACATGCCGCCACGTTGCTGCTCTTTCCAAGAAACGTTTCCTGACACCTCAGCTGAACCTCCCTTGGCTCACCTTGACCCGCTGCCTCTCACTCTGTCACCACCGTTGTTCAGCATGAAGTTCTGATTGCCCCCCCAGGGACCCACATCTCTGAGTCTAACTGAGCTCCAAAGCCAGAAGACACGTCAGGCTTTAAGTGCAGCTCTTTGTAGCCCTGATGCACAGCCCTGTTAGAGAAAACCATGGGCACACGCCCAGCACCGGTGTTTGTTTGGGCCCTTCTTTAATGGAAGAACCTCTGATTTCAGCCAGTCTTCCTCACCCCAGGATACGGACTCCTGGCTTCCACTTCCCAGTTCAACTCAACTTAGGCTGAAAAACAGCCAGATTTGCTAATGCCTCACATGCAAGTCATCAGCTCTGCTCAACAGAGCGCCCAGCAAACAGCTCCTGGGTGATCCCAATTCCCTACAAAGCCCCCAGTGATAATCACaaaagcagcctgcagccctggaCAGCCCGATGgtgcccagggagcagcagagcagcacttccgTGCTCCTCCCAgcaggatggagctgctgaCACTTTGGAGCATCTTCCCACAGGGAGTCGCAAAATGCTGCATCAGATACAGCATCCCAGAGCCGAGGGTTGGGTCAGGCATTAAGCAGCACCGCTTTACCGGCACAGCTGAGCCACAGCGGCTGCTCCGGCACACGCTGGGCGTTCTCACCTAGAAGAAGTGGGCCCcatttgctcttgttttccATCCCTTTCGTCACATCCCGACGCACGATAACCCGTGTTCCCCACCCACTCCACCCGCTGTTGGGCTCTCGGAAGCTTTTCCCAGCTCTCACCTCCCAGCTCACGTGTTTGGCAGCCGCAGGAGCcgcagtgctgctggtggctcaTCCTGGGACACAGGCAGCCCCTCTCCTCACATTGTGCCGGGCTCAGTCAGAAATGCCAAACCCTGTTTGGAGCCACACAACCAGAGCGATCAGCTCACCACAAATCCCAAGGCAGAAATCAGTTTGCCATGCAATATGAGGGGAAACAGGGACGGCACAGCTTGGACCCAGAGCTGAGCCCACAGGGTCTGTATGTGAGGGTCTGGTTCTGAAGTCAGCACTTACAGCTCAGAGCCATCCCTCCCGAAGCCGCTCTGCCAAAAATGCTCAGATTGGAGCAGTCCCCACACTTCGGCTGGACGATGAGCTTTGTCTTTTGGAGCAGTTGGGGTATCTTTGCCATGGGTAAGGACACAAAGTAGTGGCTCACTGGAGAAAAACCTTCAGAACTGCCTGGAAACAAAGGAGTGGGGATGGTGAGTGGATGTTAGCCAAAGCTAAGTGCTCCCATCCCAGAACAAGGCTCACACGAGATTAGCCTTGAACTTGCTCAAGCCATGGCATGAATTAGTCACAGCGGCTTGTGGTTTTACCAGTTGGCACATCCTGTGCCAGGGCTGCTGGCATGGGGCAACCCAGCAGGTGCATAAAGGAGCCGTTCCCCATTGGTTGCCCTTGTCAAAGACAAGAGCGTCTTGCTGACTAATTAATGTAATGACAATAATAGATCCAAAGTAAAcaaggtggaaaaagaaaatcaatggGCTCAGAGCAGAGGCCACACTGAGCGGGGAGCAGCGCTGCCGGCACCTCAGCCCGGCAGGAGAGGCACAGAGCATCGCAGCAGCACGGCTGGGAGGTAAGGATGGCTGGGAGGTAAAAGGACAATTGGGAGGTAAGGACAActggctgctcacagcagagaaGATTTTAGGGTACGGGGCCGCAGCAAGCAGCTGCCATGCACAGCATCGCCTGGGCACTGGGACCACCAGGATGTTCTCCCTTCTGGTTCTCCTGACACCCTGGGCTCTCTGCTCACTCTGTGCCCCTAGAGCAGGGTAGGAGAGGGGAGAGCCCCTCGTCAGCTCTGTCATGACTTCTGCAGCCATACAAAGAGCCCATAAGCACAAGGAGGAGGTTGGCCCCTCCAACCAGAACCAAACAGCTCTGAATTTTAAAGCAGGTCTGAGCTTGCTCTTCATTCCTACCTATAAATCTTGGAGcaacagagagaaggaaacttGAACGTGGGGCTGTGCGTGGAGGTGAGAAAGGTGAGGATGGGAAACTTGGCGCCTCTggtcccagcagctcccagtgctggtgGGGCAGACATCAAATACCCATTTTAACAGCTGTGTCTATCTACATCTTTTGGCAACACGACCTTTTTCCTGCTACCCTACAATGACTCTGTCCCCAAATACCAAACCCCATCTACTCTCCTGCTCACCCAACTCCCTGTGTAACCTTCCTTCCCCTTTAACCCCTCTCTGCTGCAGGTGACCCACAGGCAGCCCAGCCATGTCAGGCAACAAAGCTTCCAAGCAAAAGCCTTGCCACCACTGTAACAGCAGGTCAGCCTCGGCCCTGCCAGGCACCTCCACGATCCACTACGAGAAGTCGTGGCTGTACCggcactgctccctgcagcagagggacaggcaGGCTCAGAAATCGGGGCAGCTCTTCTCGGGGCTGCTGGCCCTGAACGTGGTGTTTCTGGGCAGCGCCTTCATCAGCAGTATGATTTTCAACCACGTGGCCATCACGCTGGCAGATGTCTGGATCCTGCTGTCCATCCTCAAGGTCTTGTGTCTGATCTGGATTATCTACTACCTGCTGGGCACCAGCCGGCAGCCGCACGCCGTGCTCTACCGGGACACCCACGCTGGGCCAGTGTGGATTAGGGGTAAATCCTGCTTTAGTTCATCATCCCAtgccttcccctttcctcccagcacttggaaaatacagaagttcTTTCCTTGCCACTAAGAGTGTGAAGCCACAGGAGGAGTCAGGGCTTTaccagggcagagctggagccactgggaggaagcagagcagccaggagagccCTGAACTCAGCTGTTCTCCATCCTCCTGGGCAGCCCCACGCTTTGGTCCCTTCTCaaagctgtgctcagcatccgagccctgcagccctgcgCTGCCCTCCAGGTTTCTGCCCTGTGAGTCATGTTCCAGTGTGACACCAGCTTCCATGGAAGCTTTCTCACACTTTGTGAGATGCCACTTTTCTAAACAACCCTGTGTCTGTCTAAGAGGAAGATTCCAGTTAGTGCAAGCCTTGATAATTAGGTGTGGAGAagtgaagaaagctgaaagctgCCTAAGGACCTCATGCAGAGTCAGAGGGGGGatgggggagcagcaggagggtcCCAACCTCTGCAGGGGAGTGATGCAGAGCCTCAACCTCACGTTCACACCAGGGTATTCAGAAGGTAGAAACAATCACCTGCATCCACTTACCTCCTTCACTCCAGAGTGCACAGAAAAGGCTAAAAACTGCTCCCACCTGCTGTCCAAGCACAGAAACACCTTGCATTGTCCCAGCACCTCACACCAGGCAGAGCACATCACCAGGctcagcagccaggctgccctTTCTCAAAATCAGGAGGCCTCCATGcagacagcagccctgctcagatCCGGGAGTCCTCGCTCCCCATCCACCCTCGGATGCTCCACGGACTCATCCCTGTtcactcactgctgctttgctgttcaCCCAGGGTCACTGCTGCTGTTCGGCACTTTCAGCATCCTCCTCAACGTCTTTCAGATCGGCTACAGCGTCATTCAAATCAACTGCAAATCCAAGGTTGAAATCGTGTTCCCCAGCATTGAAATCCTGTTTGTTGCCACCCAGGTAATGCACGTTCTCTGTTCTATTGCTGGGGTGAGGGAAGCAAGGATGCTCAGGAAAGTGAGTGCACACCAAGTGTTCTCATAGGCACTGAAGTAGCAAAGACCGTTTCAATATCACCATGTGAACACCTGATGTGCCAGATGGAGAGACAAAAAGATGTGGAAAGATGTCACCCCGGCTCTGTGACACACTGCAGGACCcagattattttgtttgcagcagcaaaacggggagagaaaagaggaaactCCCCAGGAATGTCTTTGCACCTGCCTCCCTGCATGCAGATACATCCCCACCAAAACCCTTTGTGTGCAGGAGCATCTCACAGGCAGAATTCCCACCTCCATGTGCCATGGGTGCAGGCACACACGTGCTGGAGCCGCTTAAGGATGGCAGCGCACGTGCCAGTGCTGCTCAGGCACACAACACGTCCTGCCAGGCAGCCAcatggctctgtgctgcctctccatgcccctgcacacagcactgccgGCTGCACCCCACTCATGCTGTGCTTGTTGTTGATCTGCAGGCATTTTTCCTATGGCATCACTCTAAGGACTGCATTCAAGTTCAGCACAACCTCACCAGGTAcgaaaaggggaaaaaaaaaccccaactttCTGCTTCTCTAGAGAGaagctctttctttctgtttgttatcCTCCTCATCTCTGCTAGACCTTCACCTGCCCTCACCCAGAGGGCACAAACAAGAACCAGGCTATGATCAGACTGGACTCGTCCTCCTTCCATCCACTCCAGCTCTCCCCTTCGCTTTGCACTCACCCTCAACTGCTACAAAGCTCACTTCTCTCTCTTGTTCCCAAATACCCTCCCACCACTCAGGAAATGACTCCTCCATGGGGGTGGTCTCCCTGCTCCCATCACCAAGAGATGCCCCAGCCTTCCTTCCCACAGCTGCACCCAGGTCCAGGCTGGTGTCATCAGTGAGCTTGCTCTGCTCCTCCACAAACAGGAAAGCCATACACCACTGCCCAtacacagagcagagccaaaAGCACAAGGTTTGTGCACATCCTTGCATGTGAAAGCAAGAAGCAAAGGGCGGCACTCCAAGGCAGGTGGGCACACAGTCAGGTCATAAACCATCTCCACAGGCAGGGCTATAAAAGCATCTTTCTGCTCCTCCAGGTGTGGGCTGATGCTGACCATCGCCACCAACCTTCTGCTCTGGCTCCTGGCGGTGACCAATGACTCCATCCACATGGAGATCGAATCCCAGCTGCGAGAGGTGGAGCAGCGCCTGGCAGGCAAGGCTCCTTTCCCCACACCCCTGCTCATGTTTGGCTGACGCAGTGGGCTCAGCAGTCCTCAGTCACAGGGATTCAAACAGGACGAGCAGCTCCTCAGAATCCCGAGGCTCCCCCATTATCGGATGTTGACCATCTCCCCCCTAATAGCTGCCTTCCTCTCCTTACATCCAGGCAATGAGACGGACACATGCACGTGCCCAAACACAACCACGTGCAAAGTCTTCCAGAAGGGCTACATCCTGCTCTATCCCTTCAACACTGAGTACTGCctcatctgctgctctgtgctgtacgTCATGTGGAAGAACGTGGGGCGACGCATCAGCCACCACCACATGGCTCACGTCAAGCCCAAGTTCAAGCTCCAGGGAGTGGTCTTCGGgccactgctgggtgctgctgccgTAATCATTGGGATCTGTGTCTTCATGATGTACCAGATCCAGGCCACGGGCTCAGCCCCCAACTACCAGGTCTTCGTGTTGTATTATTCCTACTACATTGTGCTCCTGCCCCTGATGTGTGTGGTTGCAGTTATTGGGACAATCATCCACACCTTGGAAAAAAGGGAGCTGGACACGTTGAAGAACCCAACCCGCAGCCTGGATGTGATCCTGCTGATGGGAGCAGCCCTCGGCCAAATTGCCATGTCCTACTTCTCCATTGTCGCCATTGTGGCCACCAACCCCAGGGACATGCTGAACAGCCTCATTCTGTCCTATTCTGTCCTCCTCATCTTTCAGTACATCACCCAAAACATATTCATTATTGACGGGCTCCAGCGGCAGCCATTTGTAGCAGCAGAggcccagcacacagcacacgCTGGGCAGCTTTCCACAGTCCCAGAGCTGCCTGGTGAAGGGGTGACCACACCAAGCAGCAACCAGGAGCACTCACAGACCTCTCCCAGCAAGGAGGATGAACTGAGTGAGGAGCACAACCGTGAAGCCCAAGACCAGAGGAGAGTGAGTGTGCTGGAGCTCGGGCAGGAGTTCCGGAGAGTTTCCTTGTCCTACATTCACACTTACTCTCACCTGAGTTGGAAGAGGAAAGCATTAAAGGAGATCTCCTTCTTCTTGGTTCTTTGCAACATCATAGTAAGTATTGCTTTCTTTGCTACATCACAGCTTTGCTGACTTGTGGTACCGAGACAGACCTGCACCTTTCTTAGGGCCGCCATTCTGATCAGGAAAGCTTTGTCCACCAGGATTCAGCCTTCTGGGCAGCTCA
The Coturnix japonica isolate 7356 chromosome 18, Coturnix japonica 2.1, whole genome shotgun sequence DNA segment above includes these coding regions:
- the OTOP3 gene encoding proton channel OTOP3, which translates into the protein MSGNKASKQKPCHHCNSRSASALPGTSTIHYEKSWLYRHCSLQQRDRQAQKSGQLFSGLLALNVVFLGSAFISSMIFNHVAITLADVWILLSILKVLCLIWIIYYLLGTSRQPHAVLYRDTHAGPVWIRGSLLLFGTFSILLNVFQIGYSVIQINCKSKVEIVFPSIEILFVATQAFFLWHHSKDCIQVQHNLTRCGLMLTIATNLLLWLLAVTNDSIHMEIESQLREVEQRLAGNETDTCTCPNTTTCKVFQKGYILLYPFNTEYCLICCSVLYVMWKNVGRRISHHHMAHVKPKFKLQGVVFGPLLGAAAVIIGICVFMMYQIQATGSAPNYQVFVLYYSYYIVLLPLMCVVAVIGTIIHTLEKRELDTLKNPTRSLDVILLMGAALGQIAMSYFSIVAIVATNPRDMLNSLILSYSVLLIFQYITQNIFIIDGLQRQPFVAAEAQHTAHAGQLSTVPELPGEGVTTPSSNQEHSQTSPSKEDELSEEHNREAQDQRRVSVLELGQEFRRVSLSYIHTYSHLSWKRKALKEISFFLVLCNIILWIMPTFGAHPVFENGLQKSFYGYSTWFAIVNFGLPLSVFYRMHCVGGLLEVYVSA